The Juglans microcarpa x Juglans regia isolate MS1-56 chromosome 2D, Jm3101_v1.0, whole genome shotgun sequence DNA window ctcatctcagttcaacatccaaatgcaacctaaaTAGAATATTCCATGTGAATGATATGAGAACACATTTTATGatctgaaaagaagataaagcTCCTGCTTTTGAGCACTACTAGCTCGAACAGATTTCTTTCCTGCTCCTGGCACTTTTAGCTTATTGTCCATGGCTACGGACCTACGGTTCCTAGTTATGCCCTACTACCACGCTCCTGCTTTTGAACTCTAGCATCTTGAATATTCTTTCCTTTgcctttttataataaaatctttaattaccttaaaaaaatgatttcttccGGCTCCCAGTACTTCACCTGATTGTGCATAACTACTTTTCCTAGTCATGCccatttagttaaaaaatttCCAAGTTCTATAACTtcatagaatattttttttttttatgtgtaaatttatagaataatagCAGAGGATGATATTAATCTTTAGATTGGGAGGAGGGAATTTAAGAGGAAATGGGTGTGGTGATTCCTTCCTATGTTTTGGTTGCACAGATCCGGCTTTGAGATTAATACCTGGCTCAAAAATATGACATGCATTCTAATATATACTTCTTTGTTGTCAATTCTCCCCCTTCCTTTCTAGCCATGTGGAGCTCCTACACGTCAACATGGTAATAGAGGACGtgaaagaggaagaggaaatggGTTATGCGCTGCATCTATATCAACGCTGGCTGTCTTGATGATGTGTACTGTAGCCATCATAATAATGTGAACTTTAAAGAAGTTGATTATGAATTCTATAATGAGGAGTAATCGAACAGGAAATTTGTGAAAATGCACTGCCAAAGCATGTGCACACTTCTCCAAACTTTTCCAGTAGTTACCATTGTTAACCACTAGTTCTCTACACAAATTTAACCCTCTTTGCCTCTGTAGGACTATACACTCATTCATGGTGGTTTTGCTTAGCTTTTGACTAGTTGCAAACTATGTCTAGCAGATTTCACATTGTGCATTGTGAAGACGTTCTCATAGTGGGATGTTCGGGTAGAGGATTAGTTTTACTGAAACAAGGGgctggggttggggaggtgtgttacattccaattcgggcttggtgtattttgagtaggtttcatgggctttttgggtcattacgGGCTCTCTTGTATggactaggtgttttcttgtgtACGTCCAGTGTACTTAGTTACTCCtattaatgtgtatatatatataatattattacttataaaaaaaaaaaaataaaataaaaaaaaaaaaacatcctgTGACCAGATTCCGAGGTGAGTTTGATTTTATAGCAATGAATGAGAAATTCAACAAGGATGAAGTTTGGGGTGATCTTGGTCGAAGCTATAGAGCTCAAGAAGATGTAGAAAACTCACAAGATGAAGATAGTGGTGGAGTATTAAAACATGAGATCAAGGTAATATGATCCAATTAACTTTCTTTCTCTCtgaaaaatctacaaaaatacaaaagccaatttatttattgttggctttcttgttcttcagcaTGTTTATGTCAAGGATGACTTTTTTGATTCCCTGTCTTGTGGTGCTCTCGATCGTGAATCACGTAATGGGAGGACCAGATTTTCTGAACTAGTGAGAAAAGATTCCGAggtatttttacctttttattttttcccgtGTGataggttattttttttttctaattaagaaactaatttcatattattcaataatattcATTGTTGCTGTTCTCAAAATTGAATTAGTAGTGTATGATAACATAAttgcaaattatttataattatctcACTTCAATTTACAGAATTCCTTTTCTGAGTCATTTGCGTGATGAATTCATTATCTACACATTGCAATCATTGTCTATTGATTCTCCTTGTCAGTATCTATAGTACGATATTATTTGTTCACGCTTCTTTTGATGATGATGGTCATGCAGACATTTGGCTATATGCCAAGGCATTGGGGTGGTCGAGGTGGCCGATCACATGGTGGTTATTATGGAAGGGTCTATGGCTATGTTGGGAGGGGTCGGGGACAATAGCTATTAACCCTCCCTCCTAGTAAGCAGTGACTTTTCAGTGTATATTATAGTTCTAACCTAAATTCCACTTGGAGTGCATTTCAAACCCCAGATAGGAATATGTTTGTACAATTTGTGATGCTTACATTCTCAGAGATCGTGCTAAAACAATTATACCCTGATACAAAGGGATTTGGATTGCAATTTATGCTAAGCATAATCAGTCAGGGTCGTTTAAgcgtactctctctctctctctctctctctctctctctaatctgtTTAAATGACTTTTTCAAGCCTTTGTTGCTTGGGAAAGAATATTTCAGGTCCGGCCAGTAGCTATTATAGGAGGGGATGCATACCTTCTCATAGATCCTACAAGGAGTCCCGGGTACTTTATACTTGTCCCTTCTCCAGCCTCTACTTCTTTTCCGGTTTTCATTCATTACAAGCTATTCCTCTCTAAATTTCCTTCTATGTGAAAACTTGAATTTGTTAAATTAGCCATTTTCTGGAATGGTATGGAGCAATCTTCATATGCCTCCCTCCGGTGGTCCCATTTGGGTTGAGCTTTTGGATGTTCTCATCATGCATCCAAGGCACTAACTAAGCGCTGAAGCATCAAAATTACAACCCAAAATTTTCATGTTCAACAGTAACCGATAAGACTGACTGGCTGCCCTGAGGaattcataaaagaaaatatttgctTGCAAGGATGTTTGGTGATGCTCTTGATACACTACTAATATGAAAGCTTATTAGGTCAGTAGCAAAATTTCTATTGAAATATTTACCTGTAGATGCGTTTCTCTGTTCTTAACAAATCTAATTGCTTACTGcaataaataatgtattttagccctcccccccccccccaaaaaaaaaaaaagaattttcaatTACAACTAGCAATCAACGTCtatcttaaaattcaataacCAGACCTTTTGAACCAGCCTCTTATGAGTGGAAGGGCAGCccaacccaaaacaaaaagggTCCTTCTACTTTGACGGAGGATGTCCACCAACGAGATGCACCTGTCGATTCACATAATCCTGTTTCACTGAGCATTtctcaaaccaaaaaaaaaaaaaaaaaaaaaatgattggtaTCTTTTCGATCATTATGACATTATTATTACTTGGTTGGAAATTTTCACTTATCAAATAGTGATAAAATCATGATAATATTGAGATAATATGATAAATAGCATTGCTATAAAATTTggacattttaatttaaaattattctttgGATCATTTTATAGAGATTGATGGTCTGCTGATAGAATGatcgattttttttcttaatatttaagaaaaagttttttaaaaaaaccaatTCAATACATTTCtaacatttaagaaaaaaataataatcaaaatgcACCTATCGGTGCATATATTCGGTAGACCATCTCTCTACCTagtatttctctatttttttttatctcagaTTTCTTATAgtacattttaaatatattatatttttaagaaatgtaATGATAGACTTATAACTCTTTTATCACCATTTTACTACtcttaatgtattttttttaagtatttttttaatatctttaatcattaagaaaaaaatttaaaaatatacaattttattaataattatttttttaatcattaaataaaaaaatttagaaaaattaaaaagaatagtagAAAGATAGTAGAAGAGCGGTAATGttatcatgatttttttttaagaataattataaatataagcCTACCCTACatacttatttaaaaacatgttattttatttttttactcacgtaataaaaatgatttgagatatatttataaataaaaatataaaatgacatatttttaagtgggtATATAAGGTGTGAGAGTTAGGAgtggtttgaattcagagatgagttgggatgggttgagatggtttgtgaatagtaaaataaaagttaaattatttattatattttgtgtgggaatttgaaaaaattattttgggatttgaaaattttgaattgtttattatattttgtgtgagaatttgagaaaactgtaataatgagataagatgagttgagatggattttaAATGCAAGTAAGgccttagagcactctcattggattagctaaaagctaaatccaatgagtatttagctattagagagcaaaatatgctcacattgaattagctcaattctaaatatttgaaatttagttacaataactttcaaaagttttttcaaatttgaaggttactgtagatacatcaaatacatattttattaattatttatctcccCCTTTCCttctatcatatatttttatcaaaattaatatattaatttgagttagtgatatattaatttaataagaatataattattaattaatatataataagtagaatagtaaaatatgataaaataaaataaattaataattaaaaaattaaatatttttgaaattattagttattcattactatataatgaataaatgtataatctaatgtgaagatttgatttgaataactaaaaccaaatttatcttatattattttattattatataatgaaaaaataactattccaatgtagagatttatgtgaatgaaatagttaaaattcaaatttttcttatattcataaaaaaatcctttaactttggctaatccaataaGAGTGCTCTTATGGATAACACTACTCTTCTTTAGAGCATCTCCATCCGCATCTCCATATCACTGTTAtccctaaattataaggaaaaatttggggaaaaactcaaaaactctCTCCCATCCCATTCcttattttaggattttggttTTGGGGATGAACAGCAGTTCTCTAAATATAGGAAACTACTATTCATCTCCTAAatcatcttttattaatattttattttaataaataaaatacattcttcttctaatcaattatattttttcttatattcatatttattatagttttaaataataattttaaaaataatttaaataattactaaaatataaaaataataattttaaaaatattatcaaacttgtaaaaaaaaattaattttttgtttaaaatattcactatagTGATAgctgaaaacataaaaaaaaatattaaatagttaagtttgtaaatagaagtgagagaaaaaaataataaagaaagaatagaaaaatattattttaatagaatagagaaagaataagaaatgagatgttgaagattttttaaaaataaataaaatttaagataaaattataaaaaatgtctttAACTTAGGAATCGGATGTGGATGCTTCTGCTAACCAATAGAATTTAGAAAGTCGGAGAGGAGAAGTCAGACTTGGAATGGTCTGACGATCAGCGACGTCGGGTTCAGTCATTCCTGACTTCATTGTAGTTCGAAACTTATCCTCCGATCTCAAGGAAAGAACAGGCAAGAGAGCCCCCGAACAtcttaaaaccctaatccaCGCAAATTGCTTCTATTTAATAACTTCCAATATCAACCACTTCGatctctccccctcccttcctccctctgtctctgtctctgtctctctctctccctggtTGAAGAAATGGCGGTTCCTGTGGTGCGATTCCCGATCTTCTTCATTGTAAGGGTGATGGGCTTCATAATCACCACTCTGGTGCTGACCTGGACCCTCCATTACAGAGGAGGCTTAGCTCTCATTTCCGACGACAAGGATCTCATCTTCAATGTACTCTCTTTTCCCATTTTCGATTTCTATCTCATTGTCTCTCAAGTTTTTCCATTTCTCTTAGTCGGTTTTTTTTGAGGTTAAGAATATTAGATTGTTGATGTTATCTTTGTAATGCGCGTTGTAGGTCCATCCTGTTCTGATGGTGATCGGGCTCCTGCTACTTAATGGCGAAGGTATATGTAATTGCCTCCCTTTTTCTTAACTGAGCTTTTGAGGGATAGCGGAGAGCTTTGGTTAGTTTTTGCCCTGTTAATGTTagtcttaataattaagtaggAGAGTTATAGATGAAGTCAATTAAGCTTAAACCTCACAataatcaaaaaaatatttgaatcaTGTTTTAGTATAATTAGGTGAATAAGCTCTGGGATGAAATTTCGCCTCCATATAAGAAAGTAGATGGAGATTATGATGGTTAAGAACCCTCCACCTGGTTAGTCGTGGGTTTAAGATCTGTTGCACATTTAAAGTGGAGGCATTAAAATTGTTTGATGTTCATGATAGGCTTTGATTAATTGGCTGGGTTAAGACCTTGTCTCGACTTTGATTTTCAGttcacatatattttatcaagttaccagaaaaaaaaaatgtttttatcaAGTCACCTACAATGTTCCAAAATTTGACATGCTTTCCCTGTTGATGATTTTTGGGTTGACAAAATCTTTTCATCTCAAATGTTAACAAAGTGTTTTATTAATACATAGGTAGATCTTGTCTTCCCTAGGAACACAGGGAGCACTtgcatcttgttctttttgttaaattattcatatattttatgtttctcTTAAATATGAGAATCCGAGATATGTTCTATTTAGTAGAAAAATGTTTTAGTGGCAATTACCtggaattttattatttctcaaaagaatACATTATCAGATGTGTGAAGTCTCGAACTATGGATGATTTTAGAATTTGATCATCAGCTTGAATCGTGTCATCTTCTCTGTAATGCTGGTGTTGAAGAATTCTCCCGTTTTTAACGTTTGGTATGGTATTGTGCAGCCATGCTTGCATACAAGACAATTTCAGGAACAAAGAGCTTTAGAAAATTAATTCATCTCACATTACAGTCCCTTGCTTTCTGTTTAAGCGTCATTGGTGTATGGGCTGCTCTAAAGTTCCACAATGAAAAGGGAATCGACAATTTCTATAGCCTGCACTCGTGGTTGGGCCTAGCTTGCCTTTTACTCTTTGGCATTCAGGTCTGAAAAAATACCTCTTTTTCATTATGCATGCTTGTACTTGTTTTCTTGTGGACTTGATTTCTGGGATCACAAGTCTAATTTCTTTCAATCATTTCTTTTGCTTAGTGGGCGGCTGGGTTTGCAACCTTTTGGTATCCAGGTGGCTCAAGAAATAGTCGAGTAACCCTGCTTCCATGGCATGTATTCTTTGGGGTTTATATCTATGCCCTTGCTATTGCTACTGCTACAACTGGCATTTTAGAGAAGGCTACATTTCTTCAAACCAACAAGGTAATATCTCGCTATTCAATGGAGGCGATTCTGGTCAATTCTTTGGGTATTTTGATCGTCGTCCTGGGTGGTTTTGTCAGTCTTGCGGTTGTTACCCCTGCCAATAGCTTAGTTGATGCCCGCAGAGGACCAACAGAGTGAGTAGGTGCTCTTTTATAGTTTCATGATTCTTAAGACGAAAAGGTGTATTTTTATTCCATATCTTCACCAACTGTTGACCAAGATTGTAACGAAATATCATTCCTGTTTTGTTTGTTCCTCCAAGTTTTAGAGAAGGTTGTTGCTTTAGTATTGGACGTATAaaacacgagagagagagagagagagagagagagagagagagagagagagagagaggatcctGGGGGCTCGGATTGAGACTACAGAATTCTCACATAATGTGTCAGGAGTTAAACATGTGCACGGGTAGTCGATTAGTTGAGACTTTCTATTACACACCAGATAGTGTTTGCCCTATATGATTTTTTGAAGCTTTCTAAACGGGAAAAAAGTCTTAAAAGTTTTAACCCTTTATTCGTGCCACGCATCTTTGATTTTGATCCTTGTATTAGATTGGTAGCTGGTAAAACTAGGAGACTGGTACATCGTTTCAAGAattttaatgttaaaaataCCAAAGACTCTTGCCTTGCAAATGATTAcacattttgataaaaaatacaaataaaaaataaataaattgttgaaGTTGAAACATATTAGATAATAATGGACAAAATGTAGGGAGTGCAACTCCCATAAAATAATTGAACAGAAACAATGTGAGATTAAGATACCAACTCCAATAACAATAGCTCCTGGAGTATAGTAGACCGTAATATTATCTGGTGGGGAGGCAGTTCATGCAACAGCTGCCATTGAATGCAGTAGGGTTTTAGGATAGTTACATGGCGAGCATGTCCCTCTTTTTGTctcttgtgttttatttatctataatatgcttgtttaaaaaaaaaaaaaaaaaatccttttttttttctctattatcgggattttttcaaagaaattcaCTCTTATTTGGGAAAACCCAAAAAACGAATAACACAAACAGAATGAATTTGGGTCATTATATGACAAGCCCAATTTTCATCTTTCAATGTTGACCGGGAATGCAACGGAGAATGGTCCGGAAGGATTACCGAGTTTTAATTAAGATATCCATCCAATAAAAGCAGCAATTCAATTACGACTCATTTAAAGCATGTCAACATTTGGCAACAAAACTGTCACATTGGGTTCTGCATTCCACAAAAGTAGAAACTAAAAGGGCAAAGAGAATGTTACAACAATGGAGAACAGAACACAACACCAAATCTGCTCGGAGAGGCAAAGGAGTCGCACTCTTCACGGAGTCAGGTGACAACggttcaaaacaaaaaacaaaaaaggccgaatttagatgagatgagagtacAATATTATTCCCAAAACATGGAAAAATAGAGAAGTAAACTCTATTTTATTGGCCGCTCAGCAAACAAAATTTTGGAGAAGCTATCCAAACCATCTATTATACCCATACGTGTTCTCTCCGATACTCTCGCACAATGACAGGCACACTGGTGGGTGGGACCTGACAGAAACGCCAAAGCACATATATTAGattgattaggaaaaaaaaaaaaaaaaaactaacttcAAAATTCAGACCTCATAAGACATGAAATACTTTGgcattttattgtaaaattaatttgaacCAATAAAATGACTTACCATGCCATAATCAGTGACTATCATTGAAACATAATCTGAAGGTGTTGCATCATAACTGCCAATAACAATCCAGAATAGGAACTTCAAGGTCAGTTGGGGGAAATTGTCACTTGCAGTGCTTATTACCTAAATCATCAGTACTTACATCAGATTCAGAAGTTGCAGGTTCTCGCTATTAGTAAGACCATCCAAATAGTTAATGTCATCTCTACCAGGAACTTCTGAAATGACATCTGGATCACCTGCAAGAGATGAAACAGATGATCCATGATTGGCCAGAGCACATGTAGGCAATCATAAATTTTAAGAATCACTTTCTACTCTAGGAGTGTATACCGAGTTCATTTGAGCATATCGAATCAAGCAGTACCCTTTCGTGAAATTTATATGCCTCGCAACAAACTAAGACTGGTACACGGAATTCATGAGCAACCATAGCAACACATGCAGTTCCAACTCTTGAGTAAACTGTTCCATTAGACAATACTGATGAAGCACCCAGAAAAACTTGAGTAACTTCACGCATGATATAAGAAATTGCATTTATATTAGTGTAAGTACAGCTAAGGCCCTTTCCCACCAACCTACGAAGTAAAAGTTTCCCCTCAAGCTTCGGGCGAGAGTCCACTACCACAACACGGAACTGTTTGCCAAGCTCATGGGCATGTAATAGAATCATTTCAACTGCAGAAGATGACCCATATGTAAGAAGAACATCGCCATCCTTTATTTTTGTAACAGCATGATTGACTATCACATTGTCTGCAAGTATGATCTTCTCATTTATGAAATGCTCAACGTCTGACTGAAGCGATGCTTTTGCTTCTGATTCAGACAGAGTCAAAGGTACCTTTGCAATACGACTTTTTAGAAACCTAATTGCATTACCCATGCTGATTGAAAGAGGCCTGCACTCAATAAGAAATGAAACATAACTACTT harbors:
- the LOC121249079 gene encoding probable transmembrane ascorbate ferrireductase 2; the encoded protein is MAVPVVRFPIFFIVRVMGFIITTLVLTWTLHYRGGLALISDDKDLIFNVHPVLMVIGLLLLNGEAMLAYKTISGTKSFRKLIHLTLQSLAFCLSVIGVWAALKFHNEKGIDNFYSLHSWLGLACLLLFGIQWAAGFATFWYPGGSRNSRVTLLPWHVFFGVYIYALAIATATTGILEKATFLQTNKVISRYSMEAILVNSLGILIVVLGGFVSLAVVTPANSLVDARRGPTE